The Coregonus clupeaformis isolate EN_2021a chromosome 3, ASM2061545v1, whole genome shotgun sequence genome includes a region encoding these proteins:
- the tmem144b gene encoding transmembrane protein 144b — protein sequence MVGYTPILTVFAICCDMFLTSTVYFSIYCAATRNRPRVLSRAILPGFLSGLMLKLATYCWFLTNHYLSPVVTFPIVSADYGLITALYGSLVFKDVKGLVNCFIFIVASCVVLTGSLLTAFSKV from the exons ATCTTGACTGTGTTTGCCATATGCTGTGACATGTTCCTAACCAGCACAGTGTATTTCTCCATCTACTGTGCAGCCACGAGGAACAGACCCAGGGTGTTGTCCAGAGCCATCCTGCCAG GTTTTTTGTCAGGTCTGATGTTGAAATTGGCCACCTACTGCTGGTTTCTGACTAACCACTACCTTAGTCCCGTGGTCACCTTTCCCATCGTCTCTGCA GATTATGGTCTAATCACAGCTCTGTACGGAAGTCTGGTTTTCAAAGACGTCAAA GGCCTGGTAAACTGCTTCATCTTCATAGTAGCCTCCTGTGTTGTCCTGACTGGATCACTGCTGACGGCCTTCTCCAAGGTGTAG